A single genomic interval of Haloplanus sp. GDY1 harbors:
- a CDS encoding LA2681 family HEPN domain-containing protein, with product MEFEEYSLGDSDEEKEYRQWCLEQTLFLNPLNDLGANSIAAQDILHLGSVSGEESSKIVSCVGFYNQMKQEYVSARYLLYEGLYNHEPHFSDKDVRLENTLDYPVYSFNAEKVRIAMRMAYSLFDKIASFIQYYFDLSHIPSHKLNIGNVWYKSQGRNKLAPAFDGHENWALRGLFWLSKDLEFFSEMYVESSMDPGAKELRDTRNELEHGYLKLHEPMWIGPDAESRLRDDLAISLYRSDFEELSLRSLRKARSALIYLSLAIQQEERVKDENLDDEKLAPMRLGRWEDEWKK from the coding sequence ATGGAGTTTGAGGAGTACTCATTGGGTGATTCTGACGAGGAAAAGGAGTACCGTCAGTGGTGCTTAGAACAAACCCTGTTTCTGAATCCACTCAATGATCTCGGAGCGAACTCAATCGCTGCACAAGACATCCTACATCTTGGCTCAGTCTCCGGCGAAGAGAGCAGCAAAATTGTCTCCTGCGTCGGATTCTACAACCAAATGAAACAGGAGTATGTATCGGCACGATACCTCCTCTATGAAGGTCTCTACAATCATGAACCCCACTTCTCAGATAAGGATGTCCGCTTAGAGAACACGCTCGACTACCCTGTCTACTCGTTCAACGCAGAGAAAGTGCGGATTGCCATGCGGATGGCCTACTCGCTCTTCGATAAAATCGCCTCCTTCATTCAGTACTACTTCGACCTCTCTCACATTCCCTCGCACAAACTCAACATCGGGAACGTCTGGTACAAATCCCAGGGGCGGAACAAGCTAGCACCTGCATTCGATGGACATGAGAACTGGGCACTTCGAGGATTATTCTGGTTGAGTAAGGACCTCGAGTTCTTCAGCGAGATGTACGTCGAATCCTCAATGGATCCCGGAGCAAAGGAACTCAGAGATACTCGGAACGAGCTTGAGCACGGCTACTTGAAACTCCACGAACCGATGTGGATCGGTCCTGATGCCGAATCGAGACTTCGCGACGACTTAGCTATTTCACTATATCGGAGTGACTTCGAGGAATTATCTCTCAGGAGCCTGCGGAAGGCTCGCTCTGCTCTCATCTACCTGTCCTTAGCGATCCAGCAGGAGGAACGAGTGAAGGATGAAAATCTTGATGATGAGAAGCTGGCACCGATGCGTCTCGGTCGCTGGGAGGATGAATGGAAAAAGTGA
- a CDS encoding tetratricopeptide repeat protein — protein MTDNPLGDDPNETLLELNEQIVADPDGVYKKLFSIDSIDDFADEPALNIIGLLVDASGDTGKKDGINHAINLAEELLDRDLPPGHRSRIHYNLGNAFSHLRRLNAVDNGSWWWENDDLEQEIYHFRMALDPDGIAEIRDIEACKTYTNLGNALSEVGRVVEAIRCWDHALEIDPAFAQAKGQKGIGFHSYARAHYDNGHAATFLRAAHEQLDEAVAADGLFPRMKEYFEGVQQHMPTSSNPASLTKKWSLRSTHWVILTRKRSTVSGA, from the coding sequence ATGACTGACAATCCGCTTGGCGATGACCCGAATGAAACCCTCCTCGAACTGAATGAACAAATAGTGGCAGACCCTGATGGAGTCTACAAGAAACTCTTTTCAATCGACTCTATTGACGACTTCGCCGACGAACCTGCGCTCAATATAATTGGACTGCTCGTAGACGCCTCAGGGGACACAGGCAAAAAAGACGGGATCAACCACGCAATAAATCTCGCTGAAGAACTACTGGATCGCGACCTACCACCAGGGCACAGGTCCCGTATCCACTACAATCTCGGTAACGCATTTTCCCATCTCAGACGACTCAACGCAGTTGATAACGGATCATGGTGGTGGGAAAACGACGACTTGGAGCAAGAGATCTACCACTTCAGAATGGCCCTCGACCCAGACGGAATCGCGGAGATTAGAGATATCGAAGCCTGTAAAACCTACACGAACCTTGGAAACGCCCTCTCCGAGGTTGGCCGTGTAGTTGAGGCTATCCGCTGCTGGGATCACGCGCTAGAAATTGATCCCGCCTTCGCACAGGCAAAAGGTCAGAAAGGCATCGGTTTCCACAGCTATGCCCGAGCACACTACGACAACGGACATGCAGCCACCTTTCTCCGCGCTGCGCATGAGCAATTAGACGAGGCAGTAGCAGCTGACGGCCTCTTCCCACGGATGAAGGAGTACTTTGAGGGCGTTCAGCAACATATGCCGACCAGTTCAAACCCGGCGTCCTTGACGAAGAAATGGAGTTTGAGGAGTACTCATTGGGTGATTCTGACGAGGAAAAGGAGTACCGTCAGTGGTGCTTAG